In the Oncorhynchus nerka isolate Pitt River linkage group LG2, Oner_Uvic_2.0, whole genome shotgun sequence genome, one interval contains:
- the LOC115145343 gene encoding uncharacterized protein LOC115145343 codes for MQILLLRESVHYSSPLIPSQSPPGHPPILPFSEYVSFYNSSPPMQDYVSSLRDRMGTVIDTQEQWIPSMVATDSPLVFSNNNHHHASHVHRTTYNWYPSSRGPVSHSVPSPHPPSLSASGRASSDSYSSLPVSHSVPNCHSPASSSGPSLNLASSNTYSSLAVYQFPSAVSQFNSNNNNHVIIRSSSFPGPGTASPFTPPLYNNPAQTELPLSQLHSSLAPLPIQPLALGNQWITTAQTTTENPDSDCREQLGTCKPSAMSTTTKNTDLDARGLRGKCKAQTSATFQSKDNVIIVDPPVSEATMVDPHHLTQMIESSSGVGGPFPSSGPDPPAPISSLISQLKPELFSNLVKIIKDVQKNSVQFYIHHIKEYIQRLGNIEHSPESFLERENCLEKYGSHAEQGNHSSRS; via the exons ATGCAGATCCTCCTGCTCAGAGAGAGTGTTCACTACAGTTCCCCCCTGATCCCTAGCCAGAGTCCTCCAGGCCATCCCCCCATCCTGCCCTTCTCTGAGTATGTCTCCTTCTACAACTCCTCCCCGCCTATGCAGGACTACGTCAGCTCCCTGAGAGACCGCATGGGCACCGTCATAGACACACAGGAGCAATGGATTCCTAGCATGGTGGCCACTGACTCTCCACTGGTCTTTTCTAACaataaccaccaccatgctagCCACGTTCATAGAACTACATACAACTGGTACCCTTCTTCTCGTGGCCCTGTTTCTCACTCTGTCCCCAGCCCTcaccctccatccctgtctgccTCTGGTCGTGCTAGTTCAGACTCTTACAGTTCTCTACCTGTGTCTCATTCTGTCCCCAACTGCCACTCTCCTGCCTCTTCTTCTGGCCCCAGCCTTAACCTTGCTAGTTCAAACACTTACAGTTCTTTAGCAGTTTATCAGTTTCCCTCAGCTGTGTCTCAGtttaatagtaataataacaatcATGTTATTATTCGCTCTTCATCCTTCCCCGGTCCTGGCACTGCCTCTCCTTTTACCCCTCccctctacaacaacccagcccAGACAGAGCTGCCTCTATCTCAGCTGCACTCTAGTCTAGCGCCCCTCCCCATCCAACCACTGGCACTGGGCAACCAGTGGATAACAACAGCGCAAACAACAACAGAGAACCCGGACTCAGACTGCCGAGAGCAACTGGGAACGTGCAAGCCAAGTGCTATGTCAACCACGACAAAGAACACTGACTTAGATGCTCGAGGGCTACGGGGAAAGTGTAAGGCACAAACGAGTGCAACGTTTCAATCAAAAGACAATGTCATAATTGTTGATCCTCCGGTTTCAGAAGCCACCATGGTGGATCCACATCATCTCACTCAGATGATTGAGAGTTCTTCAGGGGTGGGAGGGCCTTTCCCAAGCTCAGGGCCGGATCCACCTGCACCCATCAGTAGTCTGATTAGCCAGCTGAAACCTGAGCTGTTCAGTAACCTGGTGAAGATTATAAAAGATGTCCAGAAGAACTCTGTCCAGTTCTACATCCACCATATCAAG GAGTACATCCAGAGATTAGGGAACATAGAACACAGTCCTGAGAGTTTCTTGGAAAGAGAGAACTGTTTGGAAAAGTATGGTTCTCATGCAGAACAAGGAAATCACAGCTCACGTTCGTAA